Proteins from a single region of Aureibacter tunicatorum:
- a CDS encoding AI-2E family transporter — MFNYIILSRKYRFMLALVLIAFFIVFMAWYFSNIFAYVIISVVISTILRPLTNYLNQINFFKLRIPRPLAVLLSFLAMILVLSIFVFLFVPLISDQIEVLSTLDYDNLIVDVFKPLEKLEDFLIENSLTDSEMGFLVEGARQKTIDMFKNINFSNLLNGVVSVTGSFFVGALAVIFITFFLLLENGLLRNLIVKLIPNEYFEMTIEAFTMIESLLSNYLLGILFQMFSIFSIASVGLSIFGVNYALTIALFAALANLIPYLGPILGATFGIIVGLSTVTDLSTANDYLFLMLKVASVFGVVQLTDNIVLQPVIFSKSVKAHPLEIFIVIFAGANVGGVLGMIAAIPVYTILRVAVLEIRKGYKQYYIFKQS, encoded by the coding sequence CATGCTCGCGCTGGTTCTGATCGCTTTTTTTATCGTGTTTATGGCCTGGTATTTTTCCAATATATTTGCCTATGTCATCATTTCCGTGGTTATTTCCACGATATTGAGGCCATTGACTAATTACTTGAATCAAATTAATTTTTTCAAGTTAAGGATTCCTAGGCCATTGGCTGTGTTGCTTTCCTTTTTAGCGATGATTTTGGTCTTGAGTATATTTGTGTTCTTGTTTGTGCCTTTGATATCAGATCAAATCGAAGTGCTTTCCACGCTTGACTATGACAATTTGATAGTGGATGTTTTCAAACCGCTTGAGAAGTTGGAGGACTTTTTAATTGAAAATTCATTGACAGACAGCGAAATGGGTTTTTTGGTTGAGGGAGCCAGACAAAAGACGATTGATATGTTTAAGAATATCAATTTCTCGAATTTGTTGAATGGGGTGGTTTCCGTTACAGGGTCATTCTTTGTAGGAGCCTTGGCAGTTATTTTTATTACCTTTTTTCTTTTGTTGGAAAATGGTTTGTTGAGAAATTTGATCGTAAAATTAATCCCAAATGAATATTTTGAAATGACGATCGAAGCTTTCACTATGATTGAAAGCTTGCTGTCCAATTACTTGCTGGGAATTCTGTTTCAAATGTTCTCCATATTCAGTATCGCTTCGGTGGGCTTGAGCATATTTGGCGTCAATTACGCTTTGACAATCGCTTTGTTTGCTGCATTGGCGAATTTGATACCATATTTAGGGCCTATATTGGGAGCGACTTTCGGTATAATCGTTGGTCTCTCGACAGTGACCGATCTTTCGACTGCCAATGATTATCTCTTCTTGATGTTGAAGGTCGCGTCTGTTTTTGGAGTAGTTCAATTGACTGATAATATTGTCTTGCAGCCTGTTATTTTTTCAAAAAGCGTTAAAGCCCATCCATTAGAAATATTTATTGTTATCTTTGCAGGTGCGAATGTCGGAGGAGTGCTTGGTATGATCGCTGCTATTCCTGTGTACACCATTCTTAGAGTGGCAGTGCTCGAGATTCGGAAAGGTTATAAACAATATTATATATTTAAACAGTCATAA